From the Pseudarthrobacter sp. MM222 genome, one window contains:
- a CDS encoding GNAT family N-acetyltransferase, with amino-acid sequence MDGHGRTADARASLAAGLSWHPAGTTDLPDWAALIARTAAVELPVWFERRDDLAQILASKVNPAAANTVLGRDRQGVPRAYGRITKNPDGDKAVGFGCVDPGWQRRGIGTGLLGWMEQRTRERFAEDARAGSASADRPPRLRLHTEQQHDHQAALFAGSGYQVVRYYNEMHRPLDIGFPEVELDDELELVTFGPQLHEAVRLAHNDVFRGNWGSEPRDEEGWGFVVHDPLARPDLSAVVLERSSGRVAGYQLASHDAEGAVSRGFSEGYTDLLGVRREFRGRGIAQALLADAMRRFAAAGLDKASLDVDSENPTGALALYTKMGYVAVNRSMAWDKEL; translated from the coding sequence ATGGATGGACACGGCCGCACCGCCGACGCCCGCGCCAGCCTGGCCGCCGGGCTGAGCTGGCACCCCGCCGGAACTACGGACCTTCCGGACTGGGCCGCGCTGATTGCCCGGACCGCCGCCGTCGAACTGCCCGTCTGGTTCGAACGCCGCGACGACCTCGCGCAGATCCTGGCATCAAAGGTGAATCCGGCCGCCGCGAACACCGTCCTGGGCCGGGACCGGCAGGGCGTTCCGCGCGCCTACGGACGGATCACCAAAAACCCGGACGGGGACAAAGCGGTGGGCTTCGGATGCGTCGACCCCGGGTGGCAGCGCCGGGGGATCGGGACCGGCCTCCTGGGCTGGATGGAACAGCGGACCCGCGAACGCTTCGCCGAGGATGCCAGGGCAGGCTCGGCCAGTGCCGACCGGCCACCCAGGTTGCGACTCCATACGGAACAGCAACACGACCATCAGGCGGCGCTCTTTGCGGGCTCGGGCTACCAGGTTGTCCGCTACTACAACGAGATGCACCGGCCCCTGGACATCGGATTCCCCGAGGTCGAGCTGGACGACGAGCTGGAGCTTGTGACGTTCGGCCCGCAGTTGCATGAAGCGGTCCGGCTGGCACATAACGACGTGTTCCGGGGCAATTGGGGCAGCGAGCCGCGGGACGAGGAGGGCTGGGGCTTCGTGGTGCACGACCCCCTGGCCCGGCCGGACCTGAGCGCGGTGGTCCTGGAGCGCTCAAGCGGCCGGGTCGCCGGCTACCAGCTGGCCAGCCACGACGCCGAAGGCGCGGTGTCTCGCGGTTTCAGCGAGGGCTACACGGATCTGCTCGGCGTGCGCCGGGAATTCCGCGGCCGGGGAATCGCGCAGGCTCTGCTGGCTGACGCGATGCGCCGTTTCGCCGCGGCCGGCCTGGACAAGGCCTCGCTCGACGTCGACTCAGAGAACCCCACCGGAGCCCTGGCGCTCTACACCAAGATGGGCTACGTGGCCGTCAACCGGAGCATGGCCTGGGACAAGGAACTGTAG
- a CDS encoding DinB family protein, producing the protein MPINPDTKDWTWVLQRPCPECGFNASAATPATAPGVVTGMLPRWRTALQRPDVAARPDDDTWSVLEYACHVRDVFTLFDQRLTLMLTDDDARFDNWDQDQAAVEKNYASADPAAVGAELTAAGERIAASFAGVPETHWGRKGTRSNGSEFTVLTFAQYFLHDVVHHLHDVEG; encoded by the coding sequence ATGCCTATCAATCCCGATACCAAGGACTGGACCTGGGTGCTGCAGCGCCCCTGCCCGGAGTGCGGATTTAACGCCTCCGCGGCGACCCCTGCGACCGCCCCCGGGGTAGTGACCGGCATGCTCCCACGGTGGCGGACGGCCCTGCAGCGTCCGGACGTCGCTGCACGCCCGGATGACGACACCTGGTCCGTGCTGGAGTACGCGTGCCACGTCCGCGACGTGTTCACCTTGTTCGACCAGCGGCTGACCCTCATGCTGACCGACGATGACGCGCGCTTCGACAACTGGGACCAGGACCAGGCGGCCGTCGAAAAAAATTACGCCAGCGCCGACCCTGCCGCGGTGGGCGCCGAACTTACCGCCGCGGGCGAGCGGATCGCGGCGTCCTTCGCCGGCGTTCCGGAGACGCACTGGGGCCGCAAAGGGACCCGCAGCAACGGCTCGGAATTCACCGTGCTGACCTTCGCGCAGTACTTCCTGCACGACGTCGTCCACCATCTCCACGATGTGGAGGGGTAG
- a CDS encoding VOC family protein — protein sequence MLKDQRVGAILPAADIARARDFYRDKLGLEPENPDADDNLVYRCGSGTSFFVYQTPNAGTAKNTQIGWLVDDLPAAIAELRARDVVFEDYDFPGLKTEDGIATMPDGSAAAWFLDTEGNILSLNYMP from the coding sequence ATGCTCAAAGATCAGCGGGTCGGCGCCATCCTGCCGGCGGCAGACATCGCCCGTGCGCGTGATTTTTACCGCGACAAGCTGGGGCTCGAACCCGAGAACCCGGACGCCGACGACAACCTGGTGTACCGATGCGGCTCGGGCACGAGTTTCTTCGTGTACCAGACGCCCAACGCCGGGACAGCCAAGAATACGCAGATCGGCTGGCTGGTCGATGACCTCCCGGCGGCCATCGCCGAGCTCCGGGCCAGGGACGTCGTCTTCGAGGACTACGATTTCCCGGGTCTGAAGACGGAAGACGGCATAGCCACGATGCCGGACGGCTCCGCGGCCGCGTGGTTCCTGGACACTGAGGGCAACATCTTGAGCCTCAACTACATGCCCTAG
- a CDS encoding DNA gyrase/topoisomerase IV subunit A — MARRQTTPPAGEASPDSAGTFTENIVDIDVTSEMEGSFLEYAYSVIYSRALPDARDGLKPVQRRILYMMSDMGLRPDRGHVKSARVVGEVMGKLHPHGDTAIYDALVRMAQDFSLRLPLIDGHGNFGSLDDGPAAPRYTEARLAAAALTLTDHLDEDVVDFVPNYDNQLTQPDVLPAAFPNLLVNGATGIAVGMATNMAPHNLVEVIAAARHLIDNPDATLEDIMKFVPGPDLPTGGRIVGLDGIRDAYATGRGSFKTRAKVEVEQLSARRTGLVVTELPYMVGPEKVIEKIKDAVNGKKLTGISDIVDLTDRKHGLRLVIELKNGFNPNAVLQQLYRYTPMEDSFGINNVTLVDGQPQTLGLLQLLSVYVDHRINVVRRRTAFRLGRKKDRLHLVEGLLIAIVDIDEVIQIIRSSDEAAAARTRLMSIYDLTEIQANYILELRLRQLTKYSRIELEKEQDELRREIAELEAILGSSELLRALVSSELAEIATKYGTPRRTVLLESEAVSPTVAAALAAPGAKGKVAPLALEIADDPCWAILTASGQIARTANQDSLAEAGPRTRHDVFTSVVKTSARGEIAAVTSQGRMLRLQVMDMPALPPTSGTPNLAGGVPAKDFITLLKGESLVAFAPLDEVLAIGTAQGVIKRVQPDYPLNREDWEVIALKDKDTVVGVAPAGSDDVDLVFLTQQAQLLRFGAAAVRPQGRTAGGMAGIKLAAGDKVLFFGAAAPEDSAAVVVTIAGTNGALPGTAPGAAKVTALAEYPAKGRATAGVRAHRFLKGEDTLLLAWAGHGPAKASSLAGVARSLPGEHGRRDGSGIPLSQAVDAIGPSMAWADVDAIEAAG; from the coding sequence ATGGCACGCCGCCAAACAACGCCCCCGGCAGGGGAAGCCAGCCCCGATTCCGCAGGAACATTCACCGAGAACATCGTCGACATCGACGTCACTTCCGAGATGGAAGGGTCGTTCCTGGAGTACGCCTATTCGGTCATCTACTCCAGGGCGTTGCCCGATGCCCGCGATGGCCTGAAACCGGTGCAACGGCGCATCCTGTACATGATGAGCGACATGGGCCTGCGCCCGGACCGCGGCCACGTCAAGAGCGCCCGCGTCGTCGGGGAGGTCATGGGCAAACTGCATCCGCACGGCGACACCGCGATCTACGATGCGCTGGTCCGCATGGCGCAGGACTTCTCGCTGCGGTTGCCGCTGATTGACGGACACGGCAACTTCGGTTCGCTCGACGACGGCCCGGCCGCCCCGCGCTACACCGAGGCCCGGCTCGCGGCGGCGGCGCTGACGCTCACGGACCACCTCGATGAAGACGTGGTGGACTTCGTCCCGAACTACGACAACCAGCTCACCCAGCCGGATGTGCTGCCGGCCGCGTTCCCCAACCTGCTGGTCAATGGCGCCACCGGGATCGCCGTCGGCATGGCCACCAACATGGCCCCGCACAACCTGGTGGAGGTCATTGCCGCCGCCCGGCACCTGATCGACAACCCGGATGCCACCCTCGAGGACATCATGAAATTCGTCCCCGGCCCGGACCTGCCCACGGGCGGCCGGATCGTCGGCCTGGACGGCATCCGCGACGCCTACGCCACCGGCCGCGGCTCGTTCAAGACCCGGGCCAAGGTGGAGGTCGAGCAGCTCTCGGCCCGCCGCACCGGCCTCGTGGTGACGGAACTGCCGTACATGGTGGGTCCGGAAAAGGTCATTGAAAAGATCAAGGACGCCGTCAACGGCAAGAAGCTCACCGGCATCAGCGACATAGTTGACCTCACGGACCGCAAGCACGGCCTGCGGCTGGTGATCGAGCTGAAGAACGGCTTCAACCCGAACGCCGTGCTGCAGCAGCTCTACCGCTACACGCCGATGGAGGATTCCTTCGGCATCAACAACGTCACGCTGGTCGATGGCCAGCCGCAGACCCTGGGCTTGCTGCAGCTGCTGTCGGTCTACGTGGACCACCGCATCAATGTAGTGCGCCGCCGGACGGCCTTCCGCCTCGGCAGGAAGAAGGACCGACTCCACCTGGTGGAAGGCCTCCTCATCGCGATCGTGGACATCGACGAGGTCATCCAGATCATCCGGTCCTCGGACGAGGCGGCCGCGGCCAGGACCCGGCTGATGTCCATCTACGACCTCACCGAGATCCAGGCCAACTACATCCTGGAACTGCGGTTGCGCCAGCTGACCAAGTACTCGCGCATCGAGCTGGAAAAAGAGCAGGACGAGCTGCGCCGGGAGATCGCCGAGCTGGAAGCCATCCTGGGCTCCAGTGAGCTGCTCCGCGCCCTGGTGTCCTCCGAGCTGGCCGAGATAGCCACCAAGTACGGCACCCCGCGCCGCACCGTGCTGCTTGAGTCCGAGGCCGTCTCCCCCACCGTCGCGGCGGCGCTGGCCGCGCCCGGCGCAAAGGGCAAGGTTGCCCCGCTGGCGCTGGAAATCGCGGACGACCCCTGCTGGGCCATCCTCACCGCCTCCGGCCAGATTGCCCGCACCGCCAACCAGGACAGCCTGGCCGAGGCCGGTCCGCGGACCCGGCACGATGTCTTCACGTCCGTGGTCAAGACCTCCGCGCGCGGCGAAATCGCGGCCGTCACCTCCCAGGGCCGCATGCTGCGGCTCCAGGTGATGGACATGCCCGCGCTGCCGCCGACCTCGGGCACGCCCAACCTGGCCGGCGGCGTCCCGGCCAAGGACTTCATCACCCTGCTTAAGGGCGAATCGCTCGTGGCATTTGCGCCGCTGGACGAAGTGCTCGCCATCGGCACCGCGCAGGGCGTGATTAAGCGGGTCCAGCCCGACTACCCCCTGAACCGCGAGGACTGGGAAGTCATCGCCCTCAAGGACAAGGACACCGTGGTGGGCGTTGCGCCCGCCGGGTCCGACGACGTCGACCTCGTCTTCCTGACGCAGCAGGCGCAGCTGCTGCGCTTCGGCGCCGCCGCCGTCCGTCCGCAGGGACGGACCGCCGGCGGCATGGCCGGGATCAAGCTGGCCGCCGGGGATAAGGTGCTGTTCTTCGGCGCCGCCGCGCCGGAGGACTCCGCCGCCGTCGTCGTGACCATCGCCGGAACCAACGGCGCCCTGCCGGGCACGGCACCGGGCGCCGCCAAGGTCACCGCGCTGGCCGAGTATCCGGCCAAGGGCCGCGCGACCGCCGGGGTCCGGGCGCACCGTTTCCTGAAGGGCGAGGACACCTTGCTGCTTGCCTGGGCCGGGCACGGCCCGGCGAAGGCGTCGTCGCTGGCCGGCGTGGCGCGTTCCCTGCCCGGCGAGCACGGCCGCCGGGACGGTTCCGGCATCCCGCTTTCGCAGGCTGTCGACGCAATCGGTCCGAGCATGGCCTGGGCCGATGTAGACGCTATCGAGGCTGCGGGCTAG